Proteins co-encoded in one Medicago truncatula cultivar Jemalong A17 chromosome 8, MtrunA17r5.0-ANR, whole genome shotgun sequence genomic window:
- the LOC112417014 gene encoding uncharacterized protein — protein MRCKKHLPDLTSTVGVCASCLRERLQLIFEVQVQAQTQDQAQPPENEKNLPSLQADFPCSVSPYVSHLKSDTRLKEIVFQTTPEVELKSSAVNDGGSGSEKRRLKRFWILSNLFRTRTNSDQESCEISSSVLASASPPSATTVPARRKNNNRVSDQRRCRQIDRGASPVDNFETLDRSEFVNSSESSPRSRNKTTVMTTARRSKLGYAGKSLASMAFCLSPLVRASPNRNWNKGLGQELNAGGVHHISSAASFCASRSRKLVDLGRPVNKR, from the coding sequence atgaggTGTAAGAAACACTTACCGGATCTTACAAGCACCGTCGGTGTTTGCGCCTCTTGCCTCCGTGAACGCCTCCAGCTAATTTTTGAAGTCCAGGTCCAAGCCCAAACCCAAGACCAGGCCCAACCACCTGAGAACGAGAAGAATCTTCCATCATTGCAGGCTGATTTTCCATGCTCGGTTTCGCCGTACGTTTCTCACCTGAAATCCGATACTCGCCTGAAGGAGATTGTGTTTCAAACTACGCCGGAGGTTGAATTAAAATCATCCGCCGTAAACGACGGAGGAAGTGGATCTGAGAAACGGAGATTGAAGAGATTCTGGATTTTATCGAATTTGTTCCGAACAAGAACAAATTCAGATCAAGAATCATGCGAGATTTCATCATCGGTGCTAGCATCAGCATCTCCTCCGTCAGCGACGACGGTTCCCGCTCGCCGGAAAAACAACAACCGCGTTAGTGATCAACGGAGATGCCGTCAAATAGATCGGGGAGCATCACCGGTGGATAATTTCGAAACACTAGACCGATCGGAATTTGTAAACTCGTCGGAATCTTCACCGCGGAGTCGGAACAAGACGACGGTGATGACGACGGCGCGGCGGTCGAAGCTAGGTTACGCCGGGAAGAGTTTAGCTAGTATGGCGTTTTGTTTGAGTCCGTTGGTTCGGGCGAGTCCGAATCGGAACTGGAATAAGGGATTGGGACAGGAATTGAATGCGGGTGGGGTGCACCATATTTCCAGTGCAGCTTCATTTTGCGCCAGTCGATCAAGGAAGCTTGTTGATCTTGGAAGACCCGTGAATAAAcgttga